The Cryptomeria japonica chromosome 9, Sugi_1.0, whole genome shotgun sequence DNA segment GTTACCAACGTGCAAGGACCCTATCAACCAAACCTCTCAGCCTGACTAATGTCAAACCTCATCAACATGAAGGGTGCAATCTCTTGAAAATCATAACCATTGCCGTGGTGCTCTCGTGTCCTAAGCTTATACTTCAAGAAACCTTTTTCAATCCACAAAGAACAGAAACTGAAACTAATCGTAGACAAAACCAATTGAAGGCATATGAACCAACACCAACTTCATCGACAAACTCAGAATAATTGGATCTATAGCCTCGCCCTTCTGTGAACATTGTTCACAATATCAGGACCTTTCTATAGTCCATAATTTACCACATAACATTTCAAGGCAATCAAAGTTCTAATAATACTGTTCAACACTATCCTTCACCACAAACTAACCATATCATAACTAAAACAAGAACATTTAAATGCTGATAACCATATATATCACAAAATCTTCATGATTTATTTCAAGTTTACAGACGAATGAACAGAACGAACTATACGGATGATGACCAAAGATATCTTGCATGATTAGCTAAGCTTCTTTGTGCCCCAATGGCCTCCTTATACTACTGCTTGAATTAAATAACTTAAAAGCCATGAAACTGAATATAGAGCTGCCACTGCACCACAAACAAAAAAGAAATCTAATGTAAGAACACGTGAAATACTGTTTTTGTGACATCACACTTCAAAGAATGCTCTTGCTTATAAACCAAGATTTATTCTACCCAAGACCGATTACTGCAGCTGACGAGGAGCAGATAGCAAGTCGATTAAGCTTTAAATTAAACAAAAGCAGCTCAGAGTAAATTAGGAAAAAAACAGCTTAAAGAATTGAATAGCTTGAAATACTTACAATGAAATTAGCTAgataaagaaggatgataccctggACAAGTATGGGAGCACTTTTGTGCTTCCAACTTCACCTAGTTAGATACCCCTCGAGAAGCTGAACGAGTCAATAGCTCCCAAAGACTAAAACACGTAACAAAATTCTTTAGAAAAGAAGTTCTCTCCATAACTTCTAATTCCACTCTTGGGTTGACATATGTTGGATTACCAACTATTTTACTCCAAAGAACTTGAACACCGCATTGGATGTAACAAAAGCTGTTGCCGTCGATGGTGGAGGAGTTGTTGCCTTCGATGGTAGAGGAGATGATGTCTCAGATGTTACGAGAGTTGTCGACTCTATCTCCTCCTTGGCTGCCAAAAGAAAAAACATGAAATTATTCGAGTCTATATTGCTCTTAAATTAAAGAATGCCTAGCTTGCACCTATAAATGCTACATTTGGCTAAGTAAAGTTGTTATCAAATCCGGCTGGATCCAAATTTGATGAACCATCCTGATTTTGCAATTAGTAAAGAAATTGTACCATTTTTTATTAAATTCCGGATTTCTGAGTTATTTTGGCCTGGCCTCCTGAACAAATCAAATTTTCTGAATCTGGTAACTATGCTAAATAATCTCCATCGCTCAAGTAGTATTTAAGCATTAGCCAGGCTGAAATCGAACAGTTTCAGATAAATTATATGCTCTACAATAAAAATGGGCAATCCAAAACCTAAAGAAACTTGAAAGTTCATCTTGATAAGACATTGTCAAAAATGGGATACTCTATTTTACACTATATTTGTAATTATAGGACATATATCTAGATATACACCTTTCTTCTCAAAAGTTTCCTTTTTCTCAAAACTTCTCTTAGAGTATTCTTGAACTTGAAGGCGAGTAATGCACTAGGCCGCTCAAGGAATTAACACTGCACTAGATTCCTGAAAGGAGAGAATCACTTAGTAAAACAATGAAATGATAATCACTTAGTACTAGTCTCTCAAAATGAGAGAACCATCAAGTACTAAACTGTGGAAAGCAGAGGCTTAGCATAGGAGTGCCGAAAGGATAGCAGTACTCAGTAATACTTAGAAATGCTTAGTAGTTAGTACTAAACCACTGCGAGGAGAGCATTGCTTAGTATTCAACCAGTGATATGAGAGCACAGCTTAGTGTTCAGTTGTGAATTGAGAGCAATGGTGTAAAAGAAGAAATAAGAGCACTTCTAGGCATTAGACTATAGAAAGGATAGCACCACTTAATATATCAGTGAAAGGAAGGCATCCCTTGGTAGCAGACCGCTGAAGAAGAGCATACAATTCAGCCCTATTGATTGATTACTGCTACTCGAAGGATTGATTGATCTTATCCATAGAATAAGATTTATTGATCAGTTTCCTTGTATATATTTATTCTTTGTAAGATTAcgaataaaaaaattatttccttAGAGAAGCTTCTTATAAGAGGACTGGCTAAATATGGCATATGTTTCCCTCTTTTGAAAATGGCTTGAGTTCAAACCCCTTAAAGAACATGTTAAATAGAAAAAGCTTAACACTAATTACCTCTTGTTGAAGTTAAGGGACAGAATTAAAAATAGCAAAATAGCATGAGAATATACAGTTGAATTCAGAAATCTTCATACAATCAATCAATCATAGATTGTAGAAACACAATCTAATAAGTTTAATCTTACAGAATAGACCAATCCCCTCCTCACAAAGATCAAGAAAGCATAAAATTACAAATAGAAGAATTCCATGAATTCTAATCCTTTTAAAGAACATGTTGATGGAAAAAGAATTTACGACAATTTAAATTACCTCCTCTCAAAATTGAAATGACTCAAAATTACATGAGTTCAAATACCCCAAATGAATGTTATAAATTACGTGGGTTCAAATCCCTTACAAGACCTTCAACGTATAAATGCAAAGCCAACTCCCCCCTCCTATAGTCAAAGACGATgcaaaattaaaaataacaaatcGCATGAGTTGAAATGATAAATCCATTACATCACATCTTGAATAGAAAAAGAATAGAGCTGATTGCCTCTCCATTTTAAGGTGCAAAGTTACAGGTGACATGGTGCAAAGTTACAGATAACATGAGTCCAGTTCCCTTATAGATTatgttaaaaaaaaacttaaaaagttACAGAAAGCACAATACTACCCAAGTTCAAATTCATTGTAggatatattaaatatataaaggGTAAAGCCGAGACATTAAAGAAGGGACATTATTCCAAATATCCCAGGCATGTTTAACCAATGTAGCAACTTTAAGGAATGACTCCCTATTACCTGTGATTCAATGGGACTTGGAATAAACTTGGGCACGATTCCTGAGGCAGCAATAAACTGGAAATATATTACAAGCTTTTGAATTGACAGGGAAAAACATAGGAAATTAAGAAATGCTAAAAAAATCATACAATTAGAGAAAATAATTGCAGGCAAGTTATAAGTCACAagcatttcaaaaacttgtggttTATTTGAAAATAAGTCctgcaattttttaaatttttttgaagttttCTGATTAATTGAAAAACTACCTTTTGATTCACCAAGTCAATCCCATGAAAGATTTTTGCCACTATATGTTGAATGTTCCTTTAGTTTCCTGCAACCTAGCGCTGCATTTTACAGTCCCATTGAGCTAATTGGACgttaacatattttttttatttctttctttctggaAGTAGATGTACTGGAAATGTATGGTTTGCTTATAGGATACATCACGAGTTAAATGGTAAATAAGTCTCTGGCTTCATGGACACAACCAACTGGAAACGTATGGTTTACTTAAAGGCCTTGTTAAGAGTTCAAACATAAAAGCAAAATTGGTGTATGACTTCATGGTGGTGACCTTAGCACAATCTATTTTCTAAAGATTCTAGAGGTTTTATACAAAAAGTTGGCAAAAAGTCACGTATTGTCTTTTTCAGAAAACTTTCAAGTCTTCTTTTACAAATGAATTTCCGATGAGGAAACAAATGAATTTCCGATGAGGAAACAAATGAATTTCCGATGAGGAAACAAATGAAAAATATAGCCAATTGACAAACATTGGCTACTAAAAATTGTGCCTAGTATCAAGTGAAAAACACATACAGTTGGGCAAGGCCCGTGTGACCTTCATTCACTGTTGCAATTGTCCTCATAATATCCAGTTTTCACAATTTTCACAATTCGTGATTCATTGGATTCAAATGGCATGCTTCCCGAAAAATGGTGTTTAATATGAAATATTATTTGGAATCACATTTCATAATCcattatcaaaattaaaaaaaaatttaaaaattcgaTGTGATGATGATGTCAAATGGAATTTCCATGTTATcatgtaaattaaaaaattaataaataaatattattccaAACCAAAGATAAATACATACAAAGCCAAATCTTCACAGAAAGCTCAAATCCAAAATACAAAACCAAATCTGTACAGAAAGCTCAAACCCAAAATAACTAATGCAGAATCAAATCTGCATAGAAAGCTCAAACAGAAAATAAATACACTTACTTAAAACATTGAGACAGAAAAATTACAACACAATTGTATCCAAATATATTTAtccaaacaatttttttaaagaaaatctgCACAAAATGTTCAAACCTTACCTGCAACTTGGGCATATTGGTTCACACGATCCACAAATTCCGGCACATCTAGATTATAATGTTCTGTTTTCAGCTCCGTATCCTCCGACCACCACTGATACAGTCCATGAGAGAACCTAAACTCCTTTCGCCCACCATCATTAATGAACAGATTTGCAGAGGGCAAAAGATGGTGGGGCTCAGGACTTTTCCCCAGCGATCTCATAATCCAATACACGATCGAGCTGTGTGCAGAGTTGGTCAACCTAGCCCTAAAATAATGCAAATAATTACTCGACACGGGGTCAAATACATTGACATACAGATTAGGGCACCATTTCTGAAGCGCCAAGAATGCCGCCCGAGTCTCCGCAGCGCTCTGTGTTAAACACCCGGCTGCCATTGCCCTTATTCTGTGAATAAAAATGCCCAATTTTTGATCTCGCacggaaatgagagaaaaaaacgGCGGATTGAACAAATGGGTATCTAAAAAAATTGATTCTTCTTCCGCCATTATCCGCGAAACTTTGAGTGCCACCGCAGCTCCGAGCGAATGGCCAGCCAAGCAGACATTCTGCGCGCCGCAACGCTTCACCATTTCTCTAGTCACGCGCAGAGCCTCCTCCACACGGGAGACTTTCTGTATCTGCTGTAAAATTAAATTCAAGTCATCTCTGAGGTCTGAGATTATACTGGCTGCCGACAGTATTGTCCCTCTCAGCGCTATAACGGCAGAGGGGCAATTTTCTGGGCGGAAGAGCCGAAATTCCTTCAGAGCAGAGAATGAATCGTACATAAAAACTGCGCCGAAAATGGAGCCATCAGAGGGACTGTAGAGGAGGCTGTGGAGTCTGTAATGAAATGCTGTGTGCCACGCAGAAGCTGAAGTGCCGTGGCGCTTGATCGCTTGCTGTCTGTAAATTTCTTGAATGTAGCTCGAATTCACCAGACATGCGAGGAGAATGCGTTGGAAATTAGGATCATTTGGGCGCGTGTTTTTGGGTCCTGCGGCATTGAAATCCAATAGATCTTCTTCTGCCATAGATCTTTACACACTCATTCGGATGTCTGTGTCCAGTTGTTTGCCTTCATCACTGTTTGTGATCAAGAAAGTTGTGGCGTGGGCGTTTCTGCTTGGGAGTTTCTGCAGATACTCATTTTTATCTCGATTCTTCTGTCAGAAGTTTTGTCCATTGCAGAACGCGTTTTTCAATTGAGTTGAacttaaatttatattattatttgttaGTTAATATTCAATGTGATGTAGATATTTCCTATCTCTAACAACCATTCTTTCCACACTATGGAACAATTTTGGTCTTTTTCAACCATGtgaattaaattatattatttcaaaATTAGTTTTGGTATAAGGAAACTTATATTTCTCATATATTAAAAAACTAGCTATTGCACCTTAGTGTGTAATGGGTATGCCAAAAAGGTGTGGAAGATTAATTAggaaaaaaattagtcaattagtCGCATACATATGTGTTGTACATGAGTTTCGATTGGTAGGCCATTAAGAAAATGATGTTTTTATGTGCAACAAAAGTCTTAACGGAGTAGTGATAGCTCTGAATCAAGTACACATCCTTCTAAACACATTGAAACAAAACCTCTAATTCGAAAGATAATGAGGTTCCAATGGTTgcaatatggagagagagagagagagagagatagagagagagagagagagagagagaagagaggagagagagagagagagagagagagagagagagatgccaaagagagagagagagagagagagagagagagagagagagagagagagagagagagagagagagagagagagagtagagagagagagagagagaggagagagagaggagagagagagagagatatgccAAAAAGGTGTGGAAGATTAATTAggaaaaaaattagtcaattagtCGCATACATATGTGTTGTACATGAGTTCGATTGGTAGGCCATTAAGAAAATGATGTTTTTATGTGCAACAAAAGTCTTAACAGAGTAGTGATAGCTATGAATCAAGTACACATCCTTCTAAATGCAAttgaaacaaaacctctaaattcgAAAGATAATGAGGTTCCAATGGTTGGTTGCAAtatggagaggagagagagagagagagagagagagagagagagagagagagaggtaaagatATATGGATATAAAGGTCTACAAAGAGGAAGAGAGATTGATGGATAAATAGAGAGGGAGACATGTTTAGAGACAGAGGTGGGGAGAGAATATTGAAGTAGAGAAGATAgtgggagagaggaagagggagagaaatagatcgTGAAATagaaagaggtagagggagagatggagaggaagAGATAGGAGTGATAGAGAGGAGATATAGAtgatgagatagagtgatagaggcATAGAGATGGAAGGAGAtatagagagggatagagggatatagagagagggatagagggatagagagacaaaaataaagagaagtagagagagagagagagagagagaggacttgatatagagagatggagagatgagTGAGAGGGAGAAGGATAAAGTTAActcaatggagagagagagagagagagaggagagagagagagagagagagagagagagagatgagagagagagagagagagacgaagaTGGGCGTAGAAAGAGATATGGAGACGAAGCTagagaaatatggatagaaagagatagatagaggagtgaggaaaatagagaggaagagagatggagtgaatttgagagagaaggggatagaaaGAGGGATTAAAAGAtggagagatatgaatagaaaggagagataaagataaagaCATAGATAACTGGGAAAGATAGAGGATGCGTGTAAGagacacacacactcacacacatagagagagagagagagagaggagagagagagagagagagaggagagcgagagagagagagagagagagagagagaggagagagagagagagaagagagagagagagagagagagagagagagagagagagagagagggagaggagaggagaaatagagatagaactCTATCATGAGTTAGTAATTTCTTACATACGAGAAAACCTCAAATATGCTACAAAGAGAATAGAGATAAATTCAAGGTTTTTAGAAGGCTTAAGTTAGGTTGCAATATTATATTTGCGAATTAAAAAGATctgataaatatatgaaaatttagATTGTAGACAAGGTAAAAATTCTAAATGTAGATTCAGAGGGAAATACGTCAATGTAGATTCATAGGGAAATACGTCCAAAAAGCCAAGGTTTCAAGAAAATGATTGGTTGAATTAAAGTATATTAAAGTCAATCGAGTTtaaaatataattgtaattgtaattatataaaaaatataaataaataatatatactaCGTAATATTAGAATAACGCACTTACTCACTATTatagaatataatattttatatttatatgcagtatattaatttattcatttatttttaaagaggggtaaaaatttattgaaaaaaaaaaaaagtatacaaAAGATGGCCATAGGCCCACCAAGCCCGACCACTAAACAAACAGACAAAGGGTCAAAGAGGACCTAGGAAAGAACACTCAAACATGCCAGTCCTCAATAACAAGTCTATCAAGTAACTCTGGAAAGTACTCAAGGGAAAGGAACCCCCGATTATCCACACCACATCCATCAAGGCCTTCAAAGATCCATTTAGCTAGATAGTCAGCCACCTTGTTCCACTCATGAGGAATGTGACAAAAAGAAATATACTCAACCAAAGAGCATAGATTTAGGATCTGCTTGATCATTACAACTAACTGCCAATTAACTCCATCCAATCGCTgatcattcatcaagtcaatcaCAATCTGGGAATCCGACTCATAGACAATTCATTGCCACCCCAACGAGCATCTCCTTTCAATCGCTTGAAAGATAGCCAAGGCCTCCATAAGATTATTAGAATGTTGCCCCATATAGATGGATAAAAAGAACACAATATTACCATCACTATCACGCCCAATTCCCTCGACTCCCGCATGACCGAGGCTTCCCATAGAGGACTCATTAGGGTTAACTTTCAAAACACCTTCACAAGGAGGAAGCCAACGACCCTCCCTATGAATCCTTTTCTTAGCATGACTCAATATTTTAAAAGCTGAATGAATTAAGCCATCGTCCCCTAGCatcaagttcctaacaacatccaAGTCATTAGGATCAACAGTAACTGTTTACggtaaaaatggataacaacaatattgaaaggctaaatataTTCAAccacaaaccctagcctaacaacaacaaagatccaccataacatatgaagattacctaagacaatgcaaatcaaatgaaatcacaaagattataccatcacatgtccaatagggtttggatctccattcttcctatctccattgatcttgcttgatatatttgctctcagattttatatgtgcacaagagcttaacaaagaacggaaatgtggttgcaagtaggcttgattgcatatgaaagttcgaaagcgtagagtAATCGGGTGCATAATTGAGATTGTAGTCGGGGGGTAGTCGgcggggttgataatgaagaaagcatctccttatatagaagacactataagaaatggagggataagattgagaggtgtaaaagataaatggttggctatgattagagggtaggtaaaagaaataagaaaataatgagagggtaggtagtgtatgaattaagagatgaatgacatgtgtcatgggtagaaaaggttaatgaattaattaaataaataaagatttatttaattaatagaggaagtgggatcaattaaataaataagatatttatttaatttaggaaaaggataatttaaataaataaatgtatttaaataaataaatgtatttaaataaataaatgtatttatttaaatgagaaataaggctagaagaggataaatgaattaattaaataaataaagatttatttaattaatagaagaattaagctcaagtaattaaataaataaagtatttatttaattagactggacaattttaggtgtctacattttgcccctttttgagacaatgcagcttgtcgcattgtttcaaagaagataatatgaactgatacaaagctgccccgagatgggaatgatatgccccctcgagagattggatgaaaatgtttggaaagatcgtatacaatctctcgataagaaataaaggctagaatggactgactggataggatagagtgacagagtcacgggataatgaagactgactcaggaaatgagggctagggatagggctagagtagtctataagatagactacgagggaaaacatcctcattgtcatccacacatccaagagatcagagtgcagagagagaatagagcagtagcagtcagcagcgatggcattggttcacagattcgatcgcatttgccgatttcagaggccagcagatgcaggagagctggtgagtaccacaaacctccttgtactttgtcgcaataaatgttgtcataaatgcatgtcaagtagtgcaataaatgcattttaggtatgtcaaacaaggtcaaaaaacgccaaggcgcatctgtgttggtgccaggcatgtctaggttggctaggtgcgtctgtgtttgtgtcaggcgcatctatgcaggaaaaggcgtctatgtcaaatgcgagcacgTTTGTGATGTGTGGGCACATCTGTGCAGAGCAGTCGcgtctgtgcaaagcataggcacgtctgtgtagagcaggtgcgtttgtgcaatatgtaagcgcgtttatgtcatgaaagcgcgtttatgtcttctaggtcgaattgacagttctgtgatgaacatatgttgtcgattgaataagctgctgagaggatacactcaaacaggtcctctagggaagactaggatagcagatagggctaggattgacaattctgtgatagaacatacgttgccaattaggaaagtactcaagaggatacactcaagcagaggccctaggataagataggtcaaggcactttgtgatgaatagtgagtaccaagacatagtactttgtgatgaacagggagtactaaaaagagcagcactttgtgatgaacagggagtacaaatatgagcagcactttgtgatgaacagggagtgcaaatatgagcaacactttgtgatgaacagggagtgcaaaaacacatagtactttgtgatgaacatggagtaccactaggataaacaacaacactttgtgatgaacaatgagtgtcactaggatagagtatcatatgtACTTAGGATaaagagcaacattttgtgatgaatagggaatgccactattactgacatagttgatttgcttgactgcaagagtacctacctatgttggagtcacaggagagattcccatcgactcagaggttacaaccagagctgacatttgaggacagagccgcgattgaggttatgggtttgcgatatatcttgtatgtgcctgagtttcgggcaaacatgggattgctgactgcacttgctgagagatggcactctgagacatgcacgctccatttgccgatgggtgagatgacagtcaccttggaggatgtgtataggatactaaggataccgatcgatggggagttgataccctatgatcgagacagagatagggatgccctgagacgagtgtttcaggatcccggattggagatgagggcaggacacgtggcatgggacacgatgacacagactggattagcattaccagcagtactggcaggagtgatcagtgggttcctatgtccggatagggtgacacaagggttggctatgggatgggggagcacattggagacactggtgacacaacataccaaatatgcctggggaccgtgcatgctggcacacttatattatgagcttcatcagtttgtataccatggatccgtaggattgggctgcagagtgacattattgcaggtatgggcttatgagcatctgttgGTGACCtgaccgattcatttcagaggcagaggccatggacgcagttttgttcacttatatggTATGATTACATCTCAGCTACGGATCGGGAGATTGGAGCACTAGCAtagggtcatcgatgagattgacactgtagtATGGAGGTCGTATCGAgagtgcaaggagtgggaggatgaagcagtggagctgccatacaccttcaggagtaggtatctgattgggcggatgccctatgtactgaagaggcagttggttgacagggtatgcaggcagtttggcaggattcagcggatgcctcggggtttcgggatgtatgcttggacagtgagagatcaggcacacttcgggctgttattatcatatgatcaggcagtgatgtagCTAGTAGAGGGTGgtgcccatgccttgggatatgtggccaaagatagaggatgcagggatggatgcaaagtatactgcatattgggttgagcatccatttcctcgACTGACAAATCCAGGTgagtagatagatggagatggcgagggggatgaggatgatgatggagatgacggaggtagaggccgacggaggaggcggggaatgataggagagaggagagtggatccgtggagagagggtggagaggagagacaggctcaggtggtgagaggcCGAGGTGGTTTACCATTATAGGTGacagcaacacagggtcccagacaggtacagggacagggatgaGGACAGGGGCATGGGCAGGCACATGAGCAGCCAGAGGTACAGGCACAAGTAGAGCCATAGGTacaggagggagaggaggaggaggagtaggatgagctactggagttgagggagatctgccagggacaggcagatgagatccaagatctcaagcgggagacagctaggctcaggagacagctgcgGGATTCAacgctatatagaggctgagatgacactgagggcagggaggcatgCAACAAAGGACACATGAGCTAGT contains these protein-coding regions:
- the LOC131077152 gene encoding GDSL esterase/lipase At4g10955; amino-acid sequence: MAEEDLLDFNAAGPKNTRPNDPNFQRILLACLVNSSYIQEIYRQQAIKRHGTSASAWHTAFHYRLHSLLYSPSDGSIFGAVFMYDSFSALKEFRLFRPENCPSAVIALRGTILSAASIISDLRDDLNLILQQIQKVSRVEEALRVTREMVKRCGAQNVCLAGHSLGAAVALKVSRIMAEEESIFLDTHLFNPPFFSLISVRDQKLGIFIHRIRAMAAGCLTQSAAETRAAFLALQKWCPNLYVNVFDPVSSNYLHYFRARLTNSAHSSIVYWIMRSLGKSPEPHHLLPSANLFINDGGRKEFRFSHGLYQWWSEDTELKTEHYNLDVPEFVDRVNQYAQVAAKEEIESTTLVTSETSSPLPSKATTPPPSTATAFVTSNAVFKFFGVK